One genomic region from Sphingobacterium sp. UGAL515B_05 encodes:
- a CDS encoding alpha-L-fucosidase, with protein sequence MDRRTAIKFLGATIPTLFLGKFSAAHTYLGKVPFHPDWRSLENYQVPEWFRDAKFGIWAHWGPQCQPERGDWYARGMYQEGSDQYNYHVEKYGHPSVFGFKDVIHQWKAENWNPEELMDLYKNAGAQYFMALANHHDNLDLYRSSHHQWNSVNVGPKKDIVGGWERAAKKRGLKFGVSVHAAHAWTWYETAQRSDKAGKFAGVPYDGKLTKKDGAGKWWADYDPQELYAQDHEPSLDSKDDNTVHRQWHWDVNSGVSVPTKAYCENFKARTLELMDNYKPDMVYFDDTVLPLYPISNVGLEIAADFYNKSMQANKGKVDVVINGKILNEQQRKCLVWDIERGQSNTIEPQPWQTCTCIGSWHYDRRIYENNHYKSAKTVIHMLIDVVSKNGNLLLSVPLRGDGSIDDRAREVVTGIGGWMAVHSEAIIGTRPWHIFGEGPAQEEAPSLHVQGFNEGKGKAFTGDDVRFTTKGNVMYAFIMGTLTKKQLRIKSLGRLAPNSRKVGQVQLLGTNDRIAFQQLDNDLVVSIPDSFVQNSIATVLKIS encoded by the coding sequence AGCGCTGCACACACCTATTTGGGAAAAGTACCTTTTCATCCCGACTGGCGTTCACTAGAAAATTATCAGGTGCCTGAGTGGTTCAGGGATGCCAAATTTGGTATCTGGGCGCACTGGGGCCCGCAGTGTCAGCCCGAGCGCGGCGATTGGTATGCGCGGGGTATGTATCAGGAGGGATCCGATCAGTATAATTATCACGTCGAAAAATATGGACACCCTTCGGTGTTTGGTTTTAAAGATGTTATCCATCAGTGGAAAGCCGAAAATTGGAATCCGGAAGAGCTGATGGACCTCTATAAAAATGCCGGTGCCCAGTATTTCATGGCCCTAGCCAATCATCATGATAATTTGGATCTTTACCGCAGTAGCCACCATCAATGGAATAGCGTCAATGTTGGCCCCAAAAAAGATATTGTAGGCGGCTGGGAGCGTGCTGCCAAAAAACGAGGACTCAAATTTGGTGTGAGCGTTCACGCAGCCCATGCCTGGACCTGGTATGAGACAGCGCAACGAAGTGATAAAGCCGGTAAGTTTGCCGGTGTACCCTATGATGGGAAACTAACGAAAAAGGATGGCGCAGGAAAATGGTGGGCAGATTACGATCCTCAGGAGCTCTACGCTCAGGATCATGAGCCTAGTTTAGATAGCAAAGACGACAACACGGTTCATCGGCAGTGGCATTGGGATGTAAATTCAGGGGTAAGTGTGCCAACAAAGGCCTATTGCGAAAACTTTAAGGCCCGGACCCTGGAACTGATGGATAACTACAAGCCCGACATGGTTTACTTCGACGATACGGTACTGCCGCTTTATCCAATCAGCAATGTTGGACTGGAGATCGCGGCCGACTTTTATAATAAAAGTATGCAGGCAAACAAAGGCAAGGTTGATGTGGTCATCAATGGGAAAATCCTGAATGAACAGCAACGGAAATGCCTGGTATGGGATATCGAACGGGGACAGAGCAACACCATTGAACCGCAGCCCTGGCAGACCTGTACCTGTATCGGTTCTTGGCACTATGATCGCCGAATTTATGAAAATAATCACTATAAATCGGCTAAAACCGTAATTCATATGCTGATTGATGTCGTTAGTAAAAACGGCAACTTATTGTTAAGTGTACCATTACGCGGTGACGGTTCCATCGACGACCGTGCAAGGGAGGTCGTAACGGGAATAGGAGGCTGGATGGCAGTTCACAGTGAAGCAATCATAGGAACAAGACCATGGCATATTTTTGGTGAGGGGCCTGCACAGGAGGAAGCTCCTTCACTGCATGTGCAGGGCTTTAATGAAGGGAAGGGAAAAGCTTTTACCGGCGATGATGTGCGCTTCACGACAAAAGGAAATGTCATGTATGCTTTTATAATGGGAACGTTGACCAAAAAGCAGCTCCGAATAAAGTCATTGGGTCGTTTAGCCCCCAATTCGAGAAAAGTTGGTCAGGTACAGTTACTCGGAACTAACGATCGTATAGCGTTTCAACAACTCGATAATGATCTAGTGGTCTCCATACCCGATAGTTTTGTTCAAAACAGTATCGCAACGGTACTAAAAATTTCCTAA
- a CDS encoding trypsin-like peptidase domain-containing protein, which produces MFGIDSLSGQQNSAPFSGVIVHSDGTILTVAHATRPGNFYRVIFADGKQGVAKALGRLVVDQQSNLPDIAMMKMQGQGPWPYAEMGWSSSITENQLCFGLSYPETLPFNIPFLRTGRILKKLDNFGFIQSSSIMEPGDSGGPLFDALGRVIGLHSRIDGAEGINFEVPINSYRSYWQSLTNPVAISSYPVSTDSIGKDPQQKKLIQLGIKKPAKHPKTNFQPIQISSTLDGDSILLLGTAFNLGNNKQVILSKSSLIGEAPIVKIGNRIHVLRILLRDEKSDLVALISDHQFPSVNVSKVARQSISDSFVGLNLWSLLGADQRKFGVLGMSSQTFPRLPVPGTFDAQMQEIEGLPTLTKVDSTGAAARAGLRVGDRMLTLNNRDVSSAIKINAAMQQFSAGDTLQVQYRRGAADLYTNVILSNWSVRENPHPANNIPKGKSVRRDNFLRVFLHDSRIHADECGSPVVDSKGNFIGLNIARFSHTACLAIPRDTILAFLSTVEHML; this is translated from the coding sequence ATGTTTGGCATTGACAGTTTGAGCGGACAGCAAAACAGTGCTCCCTTTAGTGGGGTAATTGTCCATTCGGACGGAACAATTCTTACTGTGGCACATGCTACAAGGCCCGGCAATTTCTATCGTGTTATCTTTGCCGATGGCAAGCAAGGAGTTGCCAAGGCTCTCGGAAGGCTGGTCGTTGATCAACAAAGTAACTTGCCCGATATTGCCATGATGAAAATGCAAGGCCAGGGCCCCTGGCCTTATGCTGAAATGGGCTGGTCATCATCCATCACTGAAAACCAGCTTTGCTTTGGGCTATCGTATCCAGAAACATTACCTTTCAACATTCCTTTTCTACGGACGGGACGCATTCTAAAGAAATTGGATAACTTTGGGTTTATTCAAAGCAGCAGCATAATGGAACCCGGTGATTCCGGAGGTCCATTATTTGATGCCCTGGGCCGTGTAATCGGTCTTCACAGCCGTATAGATGGTGCTGAAGGTATCAATTTTGAGGTTCCTATAAACAGTTACCGGAGTTATTGGCAGTCGCTGACCAATCCAGTTGCTATCAGCAGTTATCCTGTCTCAACCGATTCAATCGGTAAAGATCCTCAGCAAAAAAAACTAATTCAATTGGGGATCAAAAAACCTGCGAAACATCCGAAAACAAATTTTCAGCCCATCCAGATCAGCAGTACATTAGATGGCGACAGCATACTGCTATTAGGTACAGCATTTAATTTGGGAAACAATAAACAGGTCATCTTATCCAAAAGTAGTCTTATTGGCGAAGCACCAATCGTCAAAATAGGTAACAGGATTCATGTATTAAGAATTCTGCTCAGAGACGAAAAAAGCGACTTGGTAGCACTCATTAGTGATCATCAATTTCCGTCAGTCAATGTATCGAAGGTAGCCCGGCAAAGTATTTCTGATTCTTTTGTTGGTTTAAACCTGTGGTCGCTTCTTGGAGCCGATCAGCGTAAATTCGGTGTACTGGGCATGTCATCCCAAACCTTCCCACGTTTACCTGTTCCCGGAACTTTCGATGCACAAATGCAGGAAATAGAAGGCCTTCCGACCTTAACCAAAGTAGATAGCACGGGTGCCGCAGCCCGCGCTGGACTTCGTGTCGGCGACCGTATGCTTACACTAAATAATCGCGACGTGTCAAGCGCCATCAAAATAAATGCGGCCATGCAGCAATTTTCTGCCGGCGATACACTGCAGGTTCAATACCGACGTGGAGCCGCAGATCTATACACAAATGTAATTCTTTCTAATTGGTCCGTCAGGGAAAATCCTCACCCTGCAAACAATATTCCAAAAGGAAAATCAGTTCGCAGGGATAATTTTTTACGTGTATTTCTTCATGACTCACGCATTCATGCCGACGAATGTGGAAGTCCGGTAGTCGATAGCAAAGGTAACTTTATCGGGCTCAATATAGCCCGATTTAGTCATACAGCTTGCCTGGCGATCCCAAGAGATACCATCCTAGCCTTTTTATCCACAGTCGAACACATGCTCTAG